In one Oryzias latipes chromosome 13, ASM223467v1 genomic region, the following are encoded:
- the LOC111948423 gene encoding cytochrome P450 2F3-like — MDLSTSLILVVLTTVLLWLLNRRNSRKQRLPPGPPALPLIGNLLQLDKKRPFRTIVELSKTYGPVMTIYMGWQRAVALVGYDAVKEALVDQADDFVGRAPLPFLYRATRGYGIGISNGERWRQLRRFALTTLRDFGMGRKGMEQWIQEESRHIRAHINSLKGKPFDPTFLLSCAVSNVICCLVYGERFNYDDKQFLELLKMISEILGFNGGPKGAMYNLFPWLMERLPGHQHTIFGYIEDIRNFAKKKIQEHKDTLDPSSPRDFIDCFLLRMDQEKDNPTSEFHYENLVSTVLNLFLAGTETTSSTIRYALSVLIKHPKIQEKMQEEIDSVIGRERCPSMEERKSLPFTDAVIHEVQRFMDLTPFSLPHYSLKDISFRGYTIPKDTMIFPMLHSVLREDKLWSSPWSFNPQNFLDQNGNFKKNPGFVPFSAGKRACVGESLARMELFLFIVSFLQDFTFSAPNGPDSINLVPEYSGLANLPRRYELIATPR; from the exons ATGGACCTGTCCACCAGCCTGATCCTGGTGGTTCTCACCACGGTTCTGCTCTGGCTGCTGAACCGCAGGAACAGCAGGAAGCAGCGTTTGCCCCCGGGCCCCCCCGCACTGCCCCTCATAGGaaacctgctgcagctggacaAGAAGAGACCCTTCAGGACCATTGtggag CTCAGTAAGACCTACGGTCCTGTGATGACCATCTACATGGGCTGGCAGAGGGCCGTGGCCCTGGTTGGTTATGATGCGGTCAAAGAGGCTCTGGTGGACCAAGCAGATGACTTTGTGGGGAGAGCGCCGCTGCCGTTTCTCTATAGAGCTACCAGAGGATACG GGATCGGGATCAGCAACGGGGAACGCTGGCGCCAGCTGCGGCGCTTCGCTCTGACGACGCTTCGGGACTTTGGGATGGGACGGAAAGGGATGGAGCAGTGGATCCAGGAGGAGAGCAGACATATAAGAGCGCACATAAACTCATTAAAGG GAAAACCCTTTGACCCCACATTCTTGCTGAGCTGCGCCGTGTCCAACGTGATCTGCTGCTTGGTCTATGGAGAGCGCTTCAACTATGACGACAAGCAGTTCTTGGAGCTTCTTAAAATGATATCGGAGATTTTGGGCTTCAACGGCGGCCCCAAGGGAGCG ATGTACAACCTCTTCCCGTGGCTCATGGAGCGTCTTCCAGGCCATCAGCACACTATCTTCGGCTACATTGAGGACATAAGAAATTTTGCCAAGAAGAAGATCCAGGAGCACAAAGACACGCTGGACCCGAGCTCTCCGAGAGACTTCATCGACTGCTTCCTCCTCCGCATGGATCAG gaaAAGGACAATCCCACATCTGAGTTCCACTATGAGAACCTGGTTTCTACGGTTCTGAATCTGTTCCTGGCAGGAACAGAAACCACCAGCTCCACCATCAGATACGCTCTGAGTGTGCTGATCAAACACCCCAAAATCCAGG AGAAAATGCAGGAGGAGATCGACTCTGTCATCGGGAGAGAACGATGCCCCTCCATGGAGGAAAGGAAGTCCCTCCCCTTCACAGACGCCGTCATCCACGAGGTGCAGCGATTCATGGACCTCACACCTTTCAGCCTCCCTCACTATTCTCTGAAGGACATTTCATTCAGAGGTTACACCATCCCCAAG GACACCATGATTTTTCCCATGCTGCACTCTGTGCTTAGAGAAGATAAGCTGTGGTCATCTCCCTGGTCCTTCAACCCCCAAAACTTTCTGGACCAGAACGGAAACTTCAAGAAGAACCCTGGATTTGTGCCGTTTTCTGCAG GGAAAAGAGCCTGTGTTGGAGAGTCTCTGGCTCGGATGGAGCTCTTCCTCTTCATCGTGTCTTTCCTGCAGGATTTCACCTTTTCTGCCCCAAATGGCCCCGACAGCATCAACTTGGTTCCAGAGTACAGCGGCCTCGCCAACCTGCCTCGCAGGTACGAGCTCATCGCCACTCCACGCTGA
- the LOC101156755 gene encoding cytochrome P450 2F3-like, whose protein sequence is MDLSTSLILVVLTTVLLWLLNRRNSRKQHLPPGPPALPLIGNLLQLDKKRPFRTIVELSKTHGPVMTIYMGWQRAVALVGYDAVKEALVDQADDFVGRAPLPFLYRATRGYGIGISNGERWRQLRRFALTTLRDFGMGRKGMEQWIQEESRHIRAKINTFKGKPFDPTFILSCTVSNVICCLVYGERFNYDDKQFLELLQIISEVPRFNSSPMGAMYNLFPWLMERLPGRQHTIFGYIEDIRKFAKNKIQEHKDKLDPSSPRDFIDCFLLRMDQEKDNPTSEFHYENLVSTVLNLFLAGTETTSSTIRYALSVLIKHPKIQEKMQEEIDSVIGRERCPSMEERKSLPFTDAVIHEVQRFMDLTPFSLPHYSLKDISFRGYTIPKDTMIFPMLHSVLREDKLWSSPWSFNPQNFLDQNGNFKKNPGFVPFSAGKRACVGESLARMELFLFIVSFLQDFTFSAPNGPDSINLVPEYSSLANLPRRYELIATPR, encoded by the exons ATGGACCTGTCCACCAGCCTGATCCTGGTGGTTCTCACCACGGTTCTGCTCTGGCTGCTGAACCGCAGGAACAGCAGGAAGCAGCATTTGCCCCCGGGCCCCCCCGCACTGCCCCTCATAGGaaacctgctgcagctggacaAGAAGAGACCCTTCAGGACCATTGTGGAG CTCAGTAAGACCCACGGTCCTGTGATGACCATCTACATGGGCTGGCAGAGGGCCGTGGCCCTGGTTGGTTATGATGCGGTCAAAGAGGCTCTGGTGGACCAAGCAGATGACTTTGTGGGGAGAGCGCCGCTGCCGTTTCTCTATAGAGCTACCAGAGGATACG GGATCGGGATCAGCAACGGGGAACGCTGGCGCCAGCTGCGGCGCTTCGCTCTGACGACGCTGCGGGACTTTGGGATGGGACGGAAAGGGATGGAGCAGTGGATCCAGGAGGAGAGCAGACATATAAGAGCGAAGATAAACACCTTCAAAG GAAAACCCTTTGACCCCACATTCATACTGAGCTGCACCGTGTCCAACGTAATCTGCTGCTTGGTTTATGGAGAGCGCTTTAACTATGATGACAAGCAGTTCTTGGAGCTTCTCCAGATAATTTCTGAGGTTCCACGCTTCAACAGCAGCCCCATGGGAGCG ATGTACAATCTCTTCCCGTGGCTCATGGAGCGTCTTCCAGGTCGTCAGCACACAATCTTTGGCTACATTGAAGACATAAGAAAGTTTGCCAAAAATAAGATCCAAGAACACAAAGACAAGCTGGACCCAAGTTCCCCGAGAGACTTCATTGACTGCTTCCTTCTCCGCATGGATCAG GAAAAGGACAATCCCACATCTGAGTTCCACTATGAGAACCTGGTTTCTACGGTTCTGAATCTGTTCCTGGCAGGAACAGAAACCACCAGCTCCACCATCAGATACGCTCTGAGTGTGCTGATCAAACACCCCAAAATCCAGG AGAAAATGCAGGAGGAGATCGACTCTGTCATCGGGAGAGAACGATGCCCCTCCATGGAGGAAAGGAAGTCCCTCCCCTTCACAGACGCCGTCATCCACGAGGTGCAGCGCTTCATGGACCTCACACCTTTCAGCCTCCCTCACTATTCTCTGAAGGACATTTCATTCAGAGGTTACACCATCCCCAAG gacaccATGATTTTTCCCATGCTGCACTCTGTGCTTAGAGAAGATAAGCTGTGGTCATCTCCCTGGTCCTTCAACCCCCAAAACTTTCTGGACCAGAACGGAAACTTCAAGAAGAACCCTGGATTTGTGCCGTTTTCTGCAG GGAAAAGAGCCTGTGTTGGAGAGTCTCTGGCTCGGATGGAGCTCTTCCTCTTCATCGTGTCTTTCCTGCAGGATTTCACCTTTTCTGCCCCAAATGGCCCCGACAGCATCAACTTGGTTCCAGAGTACAGCAGCCTCGCCAACCTGCCTCGCAGGTACGAGCTCATCGCCACTCCACGCTGA